AATGTGATTCTCGGGATCATTCCAAAATACAATCTTTATCATGTCGTCAAAGGTCATAAAAGCCTGAAGGATATCGTCATTCAAACTCCGGAAGGGGTGGATATCATTGCGGGGGCTTCGGGATATTCCCAACTTGCGAACTTAAACGATACACAAAGAAATTCTCTGATCAAAGGTTTTTCCGAATTAGATAATTATGATGTTATGATCATTGATACCGGCGCCGGAATCAGCTCGAACGTCATCGGTCTGACTCTTCCCGCGGACGATGTGATCGTAATTACAACTCCGGAACCTACGGCGATCACCGATTCTTACGGACTGATCAAAGCGATCGTATCTCAAAGTAGGGATAAAAATTTGAAGATGGTCGTAAATCGAGTCAGAAGTGCGATCGAAGGGAAAAAAGTCGCAGACAGAGTCATCGATATCAGCGGACAATTTCTGGAAGTAAAGGTCGAAAATTTAGGATTTATCTTTCAGGATGAGGAAGTGGAAAAAAGTATTCGGGAACAAAAGCCGTATATCATCAGTTCACCGAAAAGTAAGGCGGCTGCGTGTCTGAATCGTATAACGTATTCCCTCTTAAATCAGGAAATAGAGCCCTTGGAAGACTCCGGTATCAGCGGGTTCTTCAAAAAGTTTTTCAACTTTATGGATGTCCGGAATAAAGAATTCGATAAGAGCGACGAAGAATAATCCTTGAATCTTCAGATCCTATTTATAGGCGTTTTTGCCCTTATCGCATTGATCGTAAGTTCGTTTTGCGGATTTTTTATCGGAAATACTTTCGGGCATATTGTTTTTGTAACCATTCTTTCCATGATTGCGTTTTCTGTTTTGGGGTTCGGAGTGCACGCGTTTTTGGAAAAAAAAGTCCCCGAGTTTTTGGATTTTCTTTCCAATCTTGGAGCAGGCGGCTCTCCTCTCGCTTCCAATTCGGAAAGCATCGGGGGAGGAGGACACGATTATACAACTCATGCAGGCGACACTGAATTTTCATCGGGTGACGAGTCTTCCAATAAGGAAGTATTTGTATCAGCGGCTTCGAAACCTCAGAAAAGCGGTAATTTCGGAGATCATATTATGGTCGAAAATATAGCGATCAAAAACGAGCCCAAGCTAATGGCGGAAGCAATTCGTACGATGTTAGCTCGGGATGATATGGGTGAATAGTTATTTCTTTTTAAATTCTTGCCATTCGATTTTAGGAATCGAATGAGACAAAAAACTGCTTGATTTCCCCGTTTTTGCCTTAAAAAATGCTATTGCAATTTTCTGAGAAGCTCGACACTTTAGAATGAAGGTCAAGATTTTTCCAGATCCGAGCTTATGTCCAAAAAATATGAGAAATATAACCAGCAGGATGAGACTGAGCTATGGAAATCCTATCGGGATACCAAAGATCAGGACATCCGATCTTATCTTGTAGAAAAATACTCTCCTTTAGTCAAGCATGTCGCCGGTAGGATTGCGATTGGAATGCCTCAAAATGTCGAATTCGACGATCTTGTATCTTACGGAGTTTTCGGACTTCTAGATGCGATTGAAAAATTCGATCCGGATAGATTGATCAAATTCAAAACGTATGCGATGACTCGGATTCGAGGTAGTATTTTCGACGAATTGCGTTCGATCGATTGGATTCCTAGATCCATTCGCCAAAAAGCAAAACAACTCGAACAGATTATCGGAATGTTGGAGAACAAAGAGGGTCAGCAAGTCGACGACGATGCGATCGCAAAAGAATTGGGAATTTCCATGGAAGAATATAATTCCCTTCTTACGAAAATCAGCGGAACCTCCCTCGTATCTTTGAATGATATTTGGTTTCTTGGGGATGAGAACGACGAGGTTTCTTTTATGGAAACTTTAGAATCTCCGATGAACATGAATCCTGACACGATCATCGAAAAGGAAGAGATCAAAAATGTGATCGTGGAAGCGATCAAAACCCTTCCCGAAAAGGAAAAAAAAGTAATCGTATTATATTATTATGAAGATCTAACTTTAAAGGAAATCGGCGAGGTTTTGGAAGTGACTGAATCCAGAATTTCGCAGTTACACACGAGAGCGGTTTCCAGATTGAGAAGTAAACTCGGTAAAGTAAAATCCGTCATTTCTCGCAAGTAATCGTCGATTTACTAGGACGAAGAATATGGGTTCCCTGATTCCATTTTTAGAAGACCAAGGCCGGGAACTGGATCGAATCCAGAAAGAACAGGTCGAAGTGTACGGAGACACGTTGGAAAATTCTCTCCGTCTCGCGTCGAAACACTTTAAAAAACAAATCCACGAATTGGATTATGTGGTCTTAAAGCGCGGAAAGAAAAAACTTTTCGGGCACGAACCTTGGCATATCCGAGTTTCAATTCTTCCAGAAGACACCTTTCTCGACGAACTCACCGAGCTCGATCAAAAACTTACCGGCGGCTCCGGCAAACTCGTGTCCAAGGATCTCAAAGAATTCATTCAACCCAAAGACAAGGACGGCAAAGCTCTGGTTCAGATTTTACGCAACGGAGCATATCTGACCGTTTTTCCGCCGTTAGGCGAAGGTCGTTTTGTGGATGTGGACGATGTCTCTAAAAAACTCATGCTAAAAGGGGTTTCCGGAGAGGATAGCAAACTCGTCCGTAAAATTATAAAAGAGGCAAAGGGAGAATCGGTTCTCATCTCGGAACAAAAACCGAGATCGGGAATGGAAGCGAAACTCATTTTGGATATTTCTTCGGACAAGATGAAAGCCAAAGTCACCATTCTTCCCCCTCGACCCGGCGGAAGGGACTTTGAGGTTCGGGATATCGTCAATCAACTGAAAAACGCAGGCGTTAAATACGGATTTAAAGAGGAAGAAATTCAAAAAAAACTCGAAGACGAATTTTTCAATCAACCTTTTATCGCCGCGGAAGGGGATTATCCGATCAACGGGAAAAATGCCCAGATTATCTACCACGTTCGGACTTCCA
The nucleotide sequence above comes from Leptospira weilii. Encoded proteins:
- the whiG gene encoding RNA polymerase sigma factor WhiG; this translates as MSKKYEKYNQQDETELWKSYRDTKDQDIRSYLVEKYSPLVKHVAGRIAIGMPQNVEFDDLVSYGVFGLLDAIEKFDPDRLIKFKTYAMTRIRGSIFDELRSIDWIPRSIRQKAKQLEQIIGMLENKEGQQVDDDAIAKELGISMEEYNSLLTKISGTSLVSLNDIWFLGDENDEVSFMETLESPMNMNPDTIIEKEEIKNVIVEAIKTLPEKEKKVIVLYYYEDLTLKEIGEVLEVTESRISQLHTRAVSRLRSKLGKVKSVISRK
- a CDS encoding MinD/ParA family protein yields the protein MDQAAHLRKLTEGNTSLKVLSSRKPRTKIVAIASGKGGVGKSTISVNLAISMARAGQKVLVFDGDLGLANVNVILGIIPKYNLYHVVKGHKSLKDIVIQTPEGVDIIAGASGYSQLANLNDTQRNSLIKGFSELDNYDVMIIDTGAGISSNVIGLTLPADDVIVITTPEPTAITDSYGLIKAIVSQSRDKNLKMVVNRVRSAIEGKKVADRVIDISGQFLEVKVENLGFIFQDEEVEKSIREQKPYIISSPKSKAAACLNRITYSLLNQEIEPLEDSGISGFFKKFFNFMDVRNKEFDKSDEE